In candidate division KSB1 bacterium, the DNA window TGCCTTGATCGAGTTTTTGGCAATATCCATTTTATTTGATCGTCATGCGGATCCCCGCCACAATCACAAGCAACGAGTTTATTCCCGCAATCTTTTGGTTCAGTATTGTTGCCTTCTTGCCATTTGCCCCTTGTTAGGCTTCCACTTTTCTGCTGCGGCTCTTCTTGCGTTTCTTCTCGCCGTCCTTGCCGTAGTAGTAATAGTGATAGTAGTAGTAATAACTACCGTACATGCTTTCGATATGCACACCGTTCAGCAAGGCGCCAAGAATACGAGTTTTGACATTCTTCAATAGGGTGTAAGCCCGGAAGGCGGCTTCGCGGTCAGTTTGGCCGGATTTAATGACGAGAATGACGCCATCGAGCTGCGAGCTGAGCACGGCGGCATCGGTGACGGCGATGATCGGCGGACTGTCGAAAAGCACGATGTCGAATTTTTGTTTCATCTCGTCGAGCGTCGCTTTCATCGCCGAGGAGCCGAGCAATTCCGAGGGATTCGGCGGCAGCGTGCCGCAGGGCATGACGAACAAATTTTCGATCTCCGTTGTCTGTGCCGCTTCTTCGATCGTGGCGCGGCCCACGAGGACATTTGAAAGCCCGACGCGACGGTCAATATTGAAAATGGAATGCAAAATCGGCCGCCGCAAATCCGAATCGATCAACAACACCTTGCTGCCCATTTGCGCCATGGTGATGGCGAGGTTGGCCACCGAAGTGGACTTGCCTTCGCCCGGGCCGGGGCTGGTGACGAGCAGGGCCTTCTGCTCGCGATCGAGGTTGGTGTATTGAATATTGGTGCGGAACGTGCGATAGGCTTCGGAGATCGGCGACTTCGGCGCAAAGTGGGTGATGAGGCGCGAAACCATTCGCCGCACTTCCGGCGCGTCCAAACTGCCGTTTTTGCCGTTCATGCCCGCCGGCAAAAATTTCACCCGCTTCAACGCTTCTTCTTCTTTAATCATTGGGATCGAGCCCAGCACCGTCAAGCCGATCTTCTCAACATCTTCAATCGTGCGCACGGTATTGTTCATGTATTCAAATAAAAACGTCAAGCCGACGCCGAGGCCGAGGCCGACGATGAAGCCGAGCAGCAAGTTGAGTTTTTTGCGCGGGCGCACCGGCTCCTGCGGCGGCCGCGCCGGATCGATGAGGCGCACCTGGCCGAGCTGCCCGACCTCGGTGATGCGGGACTCCTGATATTTTTCCTGCATCATCAGATAGATTTTCTCATCCGCTTGCGCCGCGCGTTGCAGGCGCGCGAGCCGCAGGCTTTTATCCGGCAGCGTTTCCAGTTGCCTTTCATAATCGCGAACGATGCGCTTGAGCGCCTCGACTCTTGGCTGCAGCGCCTGCAAATTGGCTTCGATTTCGATTTTGCGCGCTGCCAAATTTTCACTCATCGCCACCGGATTCAACACTTCGACGCTGGCGAGTTTGACGATTTCCTCCTGAAGCTGTTTTTTCACCAACCCGATTTGTTCGTCATATTTGCGCACTTGGGGGTCATCCTCGCGATAAACGCCAGCGTTCATCAAGCTGGAAATCGCGCCGGCTTTTTTGCCTTCGAGCTCGGCCAATTGTTTCTTGAAGCCTTCGATATACGGCCCGGTCGCGATGTTGTTCAGATCGAAATTCCTTTTGCTGCGGTCGAGCTGCTCGTTGACGTATTTGAGCCGCTCCTGGTTGGAATTGTATTCGGTGAGCGCTTCGTTGTACAGGCCTTCAAACTC includes these proteins:
- a CDS encoding polysaccharide biosynthesis tyrosine autokinase, giving the protein MEELHERQVSFNDYLRIFYRGRWVIMTTFLLVMGLTLYITFTATPEYEAAAKLMIEDKGGMEQSLFDIGGFMKKETMVNNQVEILRSRTLAEIVIKRLQASADADKLSLLKPADQHASGLFADAGRWVSDLLSFNGDDADEYTIEDMIIELRERLIIAPIRDTDMIEIRVTGPTPEEAAFITNTLAQAYSEKNRLESQEEVRQVKNFLDEQLKIVKQQLTESEEALKAFKESDKVVALSNETEELIKKMAEFEGLYNEALTEYNSNQERLKYVNEQLDRSKRNFDLNNIATGPYIEGFKKQLAELEGKKAGAISSLMNAGVYREDDPQVRKYDEQIGLVKKQLQEEIVKLASVEVLNPVAMSENLAARKIEIEANLQALQPRVEALKRIVRDYERQLETLPDKSLRLARLQRAAQADEKIYLMMQEKYQESRITEVGQLGQVRLIDPARPPQEPVRPRKKLNLLLGFIVGLGLGVGLTFLFEYMNNTVRTIEDVEKIGLTVLGSIPMIKEEEALKRVKFLPAGMNGKNGSLDAPEVRRMVSRLITHFAPKSPISEAYRTFRTNIQYTNLDREQKALLVTSPGPGEGKSTSVANLAITMAQMGSKVLLIDSDLRRPILHSIFNIDRRVGLSNVLVGRATIEEAAQTTEIENLFVMPCGTLPPNPSELLGSSAMKATLDEMKQKFDIVLFDSPPIIAVTDAAVLSSQLDGVILVIKSGQTDREAAFRAYTLLKNVKTRILGALLNGVHIESMYGSYYYYYHYYYYGKDGEKKRKKSRSRKVEA